CTTCATTAACGGAATGTTTGCTCACTTTCACTTATTATAAACAGCAAAATTAGTAATTAAATTCTGGTGTTGGAGAAAAAGAAATCGAGTATTGGTATTAAGTAGCTATGGCTTCCATGTTTATGGTGAAGAACACATTTTGTAAGGTTTCGAAAGTAGGGTTATTTCCTTGTCAACTTTCTTCTCTTTACTCTCCTAAAGTTTCTAGGGTTTGCTTTACTTCTGCCTCCAAATTTCATGAGGTACCTAATTCTTTCTTTCTAGCTTAGTTTTTCGGTTAGCTTTTAGCTTGttggtcaaaataaaaaaaagttagctAATTTCCAAACACCctatattcaatttatatccTCCCTTAATCACAGGGgatattttattaagttttaattcgagtatataacaatatatttatccattttagttttgaaacctaaaacaacaaaatttgatttatgaGAGCACTAATCCATGTGTACTTGCAATTTGATTAATAGAATCAGTATGCTAGAGAAGACGTAGGAGGAGAAGATGATGCAAAAGCAGCTGAAAGAATGAGGGAAGCCCGTCAAGTTTACGAAAAACTTGATAATCGAGAAGCCGAAAAAGTTGAGCGAAAATACGAAGAAATGAAGCAGAAAGCCAAGGACACTGTCGATGACATGAAAGATAGAGCCAAAGAAGGCGCCCATCAAGCAAGTGAGGCGATGCAAGAAGCCAAAGAGAGAGCTAAAGACAGTGCAGATTGGGCTAAACAAAAGGCTCAGGAAGGCACGAATCGGGCCAGTGAAAAGGCCCAAGAAGGGGCGCAACGAGTAGGCGAAACCATGTATGATGCTAAAGAAACCACCAAAGGCGCTGCGGATTGGACTGCAGATAAGGCGAAAGAAGGAGCACATAAAGTTGGGGAAAGCATGCATAATGCTAAAGAAAGCACCAAGGACACCATGCATGATGCTAAAGAAAGCACGAAGGACACGGCCGAGTGGACGACTCAGAAGGCGAAGGAGGGGGCCGAGAAGATTGGGGAGGCGGTGAAGGAGACGGCGAAAGGAGCTTGGGAGACGGCAAAAGGAGCTACACAAAAGATCAAAGAAACGGTTGTAGGGAAGGATGAGGAGAAGAAGGTTGAGGATTATATGGAGGATCATTTGCCTCCTAAACGTCCTGGTGATGCTAGAGATCAAAAATTGCACCAAGATCGATTTTAAGCTGGGATATgaatacaaaaattaataattatccTGTTTAACTTAAATTGGTTTATGATTAAGTTTTTGTTGGATTATAAACTAATAAACTTATATGTTTTGTTCTGATTAACAATTATACATCTTAGTATGATCAAATTATATATTTCTCCCGTACTATTTAAACGcaagaatttatttttatcaatagTTTTCAGTTACTTCCATTGATTTATACCAAAAGGTAACTATATATGGGGATATTTATGTTGCATTTGATTAGAATGACTTTCAACCCAATTGCAACC
This genomic stretch from Amaranthus tricolor cultivar Red isolate AtriRed21 chromosome 9, ASM2621246v1, whole genome shotgun sequence harbors:
- the LOC130823484 gene encoding late embryogenesis abundant protein At3g53040-like — encoded protein: MASMFMVKNTFCKVSKVGLFPCQLSSLYSPKVSRVCFTSASKFHENQYAREDVGGEDDAKAAERMREARQVYEKLDNREAEKVERKYEEMKQKAKDTVDDMKDRAKEGAHQASEAMQEAKERAKDSADWAKQKAQEGTNRASEKAQEGAQRVGETMYDAKETTKGAADWTADKAKEGAHKVGESMHNAKESTKDTMHDAKESTKDTAEWTTQKAKEGAEKIGEAVKETAKGAWETAKGATQKIKETVVGKDEEKKVEDYMEDHLPPKRPGDARDQKLHQDRF